DNA from Hwangdonia lutea:
TGGTAAACACGACGATCAATTTCCGTTGGTTATTTGGCAAACCGGTTCTGGCACGCAAAGTAATATGAATGTAAATGAAGTGATTGCAAACCGAGCGCATCAAATAGCCGGAAAAACTATTGGCGAGGGCGAAAAAACCATTCAGCCCAATGATGATGTTAACAAATCGCAATCGTCTAACGATACCTTTCCAACGGGCATGCATATCGCCGCATATAAAAAAGTGGTTGAGACTACCATTCCGGGTGTAAAACAACTGCGAGACACCTTAGATAAAAAAGCTGCAGCCTTTAAAAATGTCGTTAAAATTGGTCGTACCCATTTAATGGATGCTACGCCATTAACGCTTGGGCAAGAATTATCGGGCTACGTTGCGCAATTAAATTACGGGATTAAAGCTCTAGAAAATACATTGCCACATTTAAGCGAATTAGCTTTGGGTGGAACTGCCGTTGGCACGGGATTAAACACACCTAAAGGTTACAGCCAACGCGTTGCCGAATATATTGCAGAGTTTACAAAACTACCATTTGTAACCGCACCAAATAAATTTGAAGCTTTAGCGGCACACGATGCCATTGTAGAAACCCATGGAGCTTTAAAGCAACTAGCGGTATCCTTAAATAAAATTGCAAACGATATTAGATTGATGGCCTCTGGACCACGCTCAGGTATAGGGGAAATTACAATTCCTGCCAACGAACCAGGTAGCTCTATCATGCCTGGAAAAGTGAACCCAACGCAGTGTGAAGCCTTAACCATGGTTTGTGCACAGGTTATGGGTAACGATGTTGCTATTGGCGTTGGTGGTATGCAAGGGCATTACGAATTGAATGTGTTTAAACCGGTGATGGCAG
Protein-coding regions in this window:
- the fumC gene encoding class II fumarate hydratase; protein product: MSYRIEKDTMGEVKVPADKLWGAQTERSRNNFKIGAPASMPLEIVYGFAYLKKAAAYTNCELGVLPIEKRDLIAQVCDEILDGKHDDQFPLVIWQTGSGTQSNMNVNEVIANRAHQIAGKTIGEGEKTIQPNDDVNKSQSSNDTFPTGMHIAAYKKVVETTIPGVKQLRDTLDKKAAAFKNVVKIGRTHLMDATPLTLGQELSGYVAQLNYGIKALENTLPHLSELALGGTAVGTGLNTPKGYSQRVAEYIAEFTKLPFVTAPNKFEALAAHDAIVETHGALKQLAVSLNKIANDIRLMASGPRSGIGEITIPANEPGSSIMPGKVNPTQCEALTMVCAQVMGNDVAIGVGGMQGHYELNVFKPVMAANILQSAQLIGDACVSFDVNCAVGIEPNQEVITKLLNNSLMLVTALNTKIGYYKAAEIANTAHKNGTTLKEEAINLGYVTAEDYDTWVKPEDMVGSLK